In the Arachis ipaensis cultivar K30076 chromosome B10, Araip1.1, whole genome shotgun sequence genome, one interval contains:
- the LOC107620683 gene encoding nucleolar protein 3-like, with the protein MWRAHIRGLLPFPTLVTSLAELADVPWEDDDATPPPPDDDDKEVTIPWGGWVKEKPSTRRHSRARVAVEAAEPSSSIAAATSLPPPPPAPESTYLLVQHLLRFMDQEEEHSEEATQQEAPPEMQTTTEVQQPPEVQHDIPEPQPVPPPVPQPECEHEPQPGAIVDPILSFSSSIEDDA; encoded by the exons atgtggagagctcatatccGCGGTTTGCTACCATTTCCTACGCTGGTTACTAGTTTAGCTGAGCTGGCTGATGTCCCATGGGAGGACGATGAtgcgacaccaccacccccagatgacgacgacaaggaaGTCACTATTCCATGGGGTGGATGGGTGAAAGAGAAGCCCTCGACCAGACGTCATTCTCGGGCTAGAGTGGCAGTTGAGGCAGCAGAACCCTCTTCCTCCATAGCAGCCGCAACAtctttaccaccaccaccaccagcacctgagtCGACTTATCTGTTGGTGCAGCACCTTCTTCGCTTTATG GACCAGGAGGAGGAGCATAGTGAGGAGGCGACACAGCAAGAGGCACCACCAGAGATGCAGACCACCACTGAGGTCCAGCAGCCTCCTGAGGTCCAGCATGACATTCCTGAGCCACAGCCAGTGCCACCTCCAGTCCCACAGCCTGAGTGTGAGCATGAGCCACAGCCTGGTGCGATTGTTGACCCTATCCTGAGCTTcagtagtagcatcgaggacgatgcttga